The genome window ATTAACTTCACAAGACCGATGCCATTCTCAGTGCTCGTGGCCTCAACATGTGCAGCGCTGATGGCTCGTTGTGCTTCCTCAACAGCAGTGTCGAAACCAAAAGATTTGTCTATGACCTGTGAGACCAAGAAGGCAAAGAAATGAGCACAGATAGCTCCTTAATTGTGCTAATTTTTATGGCTACTTTGCTCTCATTACCGGAATATCGTTATCAATGGTCTTGGGAATTCCAGCAACTGCAACTTGGAGACCGCGCCTTTTAATATCCTGCAGCACAGCAAGAACAACATATTCAACAATCTGGGAAACTAAGGAACATCATTATAATCACAGATGGTATATATATTGGTATACCTCAAAAATCACTGATGCTCCCCTCTGAGTGCCATCTCCTCCAATTATATAAACCTTGAAGAAACACAGACACCATTAATCATGTCAACTGCCTCACTGGACTTTATCAATTAAGGCAATACAACAACAAATCCAGAATCAGGCCATGAAAACCTGTGTATATCTTTACCTGATTAATCCCGCGGTCTTGAATGCAGTCTACTATATTCTTGGTATTGTGCCCCCCTCGAGATGTCCCAAGAATGGTTCCCCCGCGTTTATGGATATCATTTACAACCTTGGGTGTTAAATGGACCAAGTTTTTCGAGTAAAAGCCTTTATATCCTCCCTGCAGACCCAAAATTTGTTTCATTAGACTCAATAGAGAAAGGCAGCAGCAAACTGCAAATTAAAGACAAATTTATGTGTGAAATGTGTACTTACATCTATTCCCATGACTTTCTTTACACCATACATGTGGTGCAAGCCACATACTATTTCTCTTATCACTGTGTTCAGGCCAGGACATAATCCTCCACATGTAACAATACATGCATTCACCTCTTCTGACTTGAAATAAACCTGAAAAGATATCAAAGATTTATATTGAATTGATTCACACCATGATGATTGATGTCCAATTCCTTGACATTTGACAAACTAGACCACCTTAAAACTCACCTTTTGGTGAGGTCCTGCACGACGAAAATGTGTTCCTCTTGGGCTATCCTTGTGAACAATTACCTATAAaagaattattgaattaataaaGATTCTCAAGAAAAGTACCCTTAAATTTGAGAAACATATAGGTTTACAAAGTCATGTATTAGATtaactaattgattggattcaatattttataatttaatgtagttctaaaaaaaaataataataataataatttaatgtaGTTTAGCACATGTGCAACTATGGTCCCCAAATATTCTGAGTACACCTATCAAGtaccaaattttatttgttatttatggAAAAGGACTGACCTTTTCGGCAACTGTGTCATGCACATCGACAAAGTACTGcctgtaaattaaaaaaagttgtAAAAAACATCAAACAAAATTGGAATCTTGGGTTCTGTCAAAAAAAATTGGAATCTTGGGTTACTATTTTTGGACAAAATAACAGCTGAAAgacaaaaagagaagaagaatatgaaaCAACTTACGGAGTACTTAACAACAGAATATGAAGGATTTTCTTGCAAAGGGTTAGGATATGTCTGCAacagaaaacaagaaaataagaaaagccCGAAGCTTTATGCCGTGTTCTGTTTCATTTGAATTGCCCATTCCTAATATTTATGGAACAAATCATTTTAAGGACAGAGAGAGAGTATACAGGGAGATTGGGAACATAATCCGACAAGTGAGGAACATCCTCAAGAACGTAACCGTCGTCGCCGTTCACCGTCTTCAGCTTCGGCTGCACTGCGAAACCCTCTGATCCCATTCTAAACTTTATTTCTCAAATTCAGGATCACAATTCGCCGCCGGCCGGCAACAAACTTTATATTTGGCCTCTGTTTCCTCTCTGTATATGATTAGGACTGATATTATTGAATACTAATAATTGTAGgatacaatataaatatatatacacacaggaAGTGTTGCACTATAACTAGGATTACAAGAgttctaaattctaatatatatatatatagggggtGCTGGAAAACTCTGACTATTGCTATGGTTTTCTCAAGTTTAGCAGCCTATGAAGACAGTTTTGAAATGCATTCAAAAACGTGAGTATGCGTAAAAGTGTGCGTctggaagaaaacaaaaacaattggCTTCAATTTTCTCGTGGGTTTTGACGTTTTGTCTTGACTTCATATGAGCTCATGAAAAGTAGGAAGGTGAACGGGAGAAGCTAGGAAGGTGGAGATGAATAACTAAATTACGCGGGAACATTTGGTTTATATGAGTGGCGGGATCAGAAAATTATCCCGCCAAACTATTATCAAATTTAGAGTTCAACTAAGCCACTCAAACCATTAGCAATTTGTACataaatatagattttatatataatttaataatatatgtatatacatacatacatatatataaaggggtgGGATGGGGTACCCCTCCGCTGTGGCTCCGCCACTTACTGTAGTTATATCTAATTTGGGCGATACACTGGGCAAGGTTTGATGGCTAAGATATAAtgcttatttaaatttattttttttttgtttagttaatGTCATATGAGGTCCTTTGAGTACAGTGATTTTGCCATGTTTAATACTAAATCTTTAAGAAGTCATATGATTGGATATAATTGAAACACGCTTTGTGCGTATGATATACATGTTCCAACTTGAGGGGAGTGTTGAAACACAAAAGTTGTGTCGGTAGAAATATGTCTCTAGAATTGTATATGAATTTTTGAGtctgtatacatatgtatgctCCCCTCCATTGAGACAAGAGAGTAATACAACAAATTCTTATCATCTTTCTTAACATGCGGTGCCCGTTAACCCGCATGAGGCGAGCTGGGTTACAGAATTCTATTCTAATGGCTTCGCAAGTTGGCCCGTAAAAATTACAACTCATTGTAGGACCGGCCAGCCCACATTGACACTGCTAGGGTTAGGATAGTCTAAAACATTTTGATATCAGATCCAGGGACAAGTCCGATTGGGTTCATATAACACTCCAACGAAGAcatttttatatgtttaattttggatttaaaaaaaaaaaaaaggaaagggaAATAAACATctacatataaataaacaaataaatcatTCTTATATTATTGATTAATGAAGTGTACTGACTTCTGAAACTTTGGTAATTTTGATCTAACCTACATAAACTGATAAACATAACTTCTTTCCCTTATTTATACTACAGTTACAGGTAAGTACCCATGCCCTTACATAGTATGTAAATGATAAATCAATACAAAAACTAGAGTGTAAATATTGATCTTTtccatattaaaaataataagaactCTTATCAGTACACAAAAATCCTCCTAGCCTCACAGACAAAAAGTTGCAGCAGGGGCATCATCCAACAACTTGGGTGGCTCTTCCTCCTCCTTTGATTCAATCACATCTCTTGTTCTCAAGAAACTTGGTTGGTTCGTCGAACACAGAAGCCTCGCCCACATTCTATCCGTGATCACGACGTGGTTTTGGCCCTCAGTTATTCTCTGCACATCCCACAGTTAACAAAAAGTTAAGAGTTTGAAAAAATGGAACTATGAACAAGTTATGTACaatgttgtgttttttttttggttttttggttttttacTCACGTTGTACGGTATGTAAGCATGTCTGCCGTTTACAGATCCAACTGTGAAGCCTGTGTAGCCCGCCATTGCTCCGTGGACTGCACTTTGAGCGAGAAGTGTGCAGTAAACATTGTCTGATGCATTACTTGGGATAGCCCGGATCATGTATGTGGGATCTGTCAATAAGAAATGGCTCAGAAATCAGAATGTTTGGTGAAATATTGAAACATATCTGCAGATTAGATGGAGTTTAGCAGTGAAAACTGACCTATATATTTGAGATTAATGGGCATTTTCTTCTGCTTGGAGAAATGATCCTGCAATAAGTCACAAAACATTGCAGCTCAGCTAAGAAACCATGTTTGTTTGTCCTAGGATTCTTTAGGTTCTGATTTGCAAATACTAAACAACAACTTTACCTTAATCTTCTGAGACAGCCATAGCCCAATATCTTGTAAAACCTTATTTCCTGAAGCATCCTTCTGATTAGCATCAGACAAGAGGCTCTCAGAAAGCAGCTCCTGTCCTGCACCTTCTGCTACAACAATCACCATGTGTTCATGTTCTTTGAGTGTTTTCTCTATGTACTCGAAAAGTCCCCCTGGTCCCTCGAGATAAAATGGGGATTCGGGAATCAAGCAGCAATCAACATCTCGGCTGGCAAGCGTGGCATACATGGCTATAAACCCTGCATATACACTCCTCCACTGTCAAAATTCTACACCTGCACTGTTTATATAAACcatttggaatatatatatatatatatatatatatatatatatatatatatatatatggaacatTACCGCTATGGCGCCCCATTAACTTCACAAGACCGATGCCATTCTCAGTGCTCGTAGCCTCAACATGTGCAGCGCTGATGGCTCGTTGTGCTTCCTCAACAGCAGTGTCGAAACCAAAAGATTTGTCTATGACCTGTGAGACCAAGAAGGCAGAGAAATTAGCACAGATAGCTCCTTAATTGTGTGAAGTTTTTCTATGGCTAGCTTGCTGAATTATTAACTCATTACCGGAATATCGTTATCAATGGTCTTGGGAATTCCAGCAACAGCGACTTGGAGACCACGCCTTTTAATTTCCTGCAACACAGAATGAACAACATATTCAACAATCTGGGAAACTAATGAACATGATTTGACTCCTAGATGGTTTATTGGCATACCTCAAAAATCACTTCTGCTCCCTTCTGAGTGCCATCTCCTCCAATTATATAAACCTTGAAGAAACACAGACACCATTAGTCATCTCAACTGTCTCACTGGACATTTATCAAGgcaatataaaaacaaaatccagAATCAGACCAACGAAACCATTGTATCTTTACCTGATTAATCCCGCGGTCTTGAATGCAGTCTACTATCTTCTTGGTATTGTGCCCCCCTCGAGATGTCCCAAGAATGGTTCCCCCACGTTTATGGATATCGTTTACAACCTTGGGTGTTAAATGGACCAAGTTTTTCGAGTAAAAGCCTTTATATCCTCCCTGCAGACCCAAATTTGGTTTCATTAAACTCAAAAGAGAAAGGCAGCAAACTGCAAACACACAAGTTTATGTCTGAAATGTGTACTTACATCTATTCCCATGACTTTCTTTACACCATACATGTGGTGCAAGCCACATACAATCTCTCTTATCACTGTGTTCAGGCCAGGACATAATCCTCCACATGTAACAATACATGCATTCACCTCATCTGACTTGAAATAAACCTAAATCATATCAAAGATTTAGCTTGATTCACACCATGATGTCCAATTTTTTGACATTTCACAAACCAGACCACCTTAAAACTCACCTTTTGGCGCGGTCCTGCACGACGAAAATGTGTTCCTCTTGGACTATTCTTGTGAACAACTACCTGTAAAAGAATTACTGAATTAATAAAGATGCTCAAGAAAAGTACTCTTAAGCGttctacatttaaaaaaaaaaagagagagagaatcgTATGGATTTACAAGGCTAGAttagctaattgattgaattcaatcttttttttagtATGGTTTAGTCCATGTGCAACTATTGTCCCCCAAAACTAAGCAGATTACTTGAGCACAAAGATTTAGGCATGCTACTTTTGTCCTCTCAAACAAAACATCCTGAGTACTCCTAGCTAGTaccaaattattatttgttatttatggaaaatgactgaCCTTTTGGGCAACTGTGTCATCCACATCAACAAAATACTGCctgtaaataataaaaaattgtaaaaacatCAATCCATTAGAATCTTGATTTACTATTTTTGGATAAAAAAACAGCTGAAAGACAGGAAAAGAACAAGAATATGAAACAACTTACTTAACAACAGAATATGAAGGATTGTCTTGCAAAGGGTTGGGATATGTCTGCAACAGAAAAcacaataaaattagaaaagtcCTAAGCTTTATGCCCTGTTCTGTTTCATTTCAATTGCCCATTTCTaatagagagagatagagagatagagagagagagagagtatacAGGGAGGTTAGGAACATAATCCGACAAGTGAGGAACATCCTCAAGAACATAACCGTCATCGCCGTTCACCGTCTTCACCTTCGGCTGCACTGAAAAACCCTCCGATCCCATTCTAAACTTCACAAAAAACACTCAAAAAACTCAACTTTATCCCTCAAATTCAACTCACTCGATCACGATCACAATTCGCCGCCGGCAACCCACTTTATATTTGGTCTCTGTTTCCTCTCTGTATATATTGTGAAAGTAGGTGTATGTATGACTGAGAGTTCTATGTttctgtgtgtatatatatatgtggaggGCCCGAGGGGGT of Ipomoea triloba cultivar NCNSP0323 chromosome 3, ASM357664v1 contains these proteins:
- the LOC116013693 gene encoding ATP-dependent 6-phosphofructokinase 6-like, coding for MGSEGFSVQPKVKTVNGDDGYVLEDVPHLSDYVPNLPTYPNPLQDNPSYSVVKQYFVDVDDTVAQKVVVHKNSPRGTHFRRAGPRQKVYFKSDEVNACIVTCGGLCPGLNTVIREIVCGLHHMYGVKKVMGIDGGYKGFYSKNLVHLTPKVVNDIHKRGGTILGTSRGGHNTKKIVDCIQDRGINQVYIIGGDGTQKGAEVIFEEIKRRGLQVAVAGIPKTIDNDIPVIDKSFGFDTAVEEAQRAISAAHVEATSTENGIGLVKLMGRHSGFIAMYATLASRDVDCCLIPESPFYLEGPGGLFEYIEKTLKEHEHMVIVVAEGAGQELLSESLLSDANQKDASGNKVLQDIGLWLSQKIKDHFSKQKKMPINLKYIDPTYMIRAIPSNASDNVYCTLLAQSAVHGAMAGYTGFTVGSVNGRHAYIPYNRITEGQNHVVITDRMWARLLCSTNQPSFLRTRDVIESKEEEEPPKLLDDAPAATFCL
- the LOC116013729 gene encoding ATP-dependent 6-phosphofructokinase 3-like isoform X2, which encodes MFLTCRIMFPISLHILTLCKKILHILLLSTPQYFVDVHDTVAEKVIVHKDSPRGTHFRRAGPHQKVYFKSEEVNACIVTCGGLCPGLNTVIREIVCGLHHMYGVKKVMGIDGGYKGFYSKNLVHLTPKVVNDIHKRGGTILGTSRGGHNTKNIVDCIQDRGINQVYIIGGDGTQRGASVIFEDIKRRGLQVAVAGIPKTIDNDIPVIDKSFGFDTAVEEAQRAISAAHVEATSTENGIGLVKLMGCYSGFIAMYATLASRDVDCCLIPESSFYLEGRGGLFEYIEKTLKEHEHMVIVVAEGAGQELLSENLLLSSANQKDASGNKVLEDVGLWLSQKIKDHFSKQKKMPINLKYIDPTYMIRAIPSNASDNVYCTLLAQSAVHGAMAGYTGFTVGSVNGRHAYIPYNRITEGQNHVVITDRMWARLLCSTNQPSFLRTRDVIELKQEEELPKAATFCL
- the LOC116013729 gene encoding ATP-dependent 6-phosphofructokinase 6-like isoform X1; protein product: MGSEGFAVQPKLKTVNGDDGYVLEDVPHLSDYVPNLPTYPNPLQENPSYSVVKQYFVDVHDTVAEKVIVHKDSPRGTHFRRAGPHQKVYFKSEEVNACIVTCGGLCPGLNTVIREIVCGLHHMYGVKKVMGIDGGYKGFYSKNLVHLTPKVVNDIHKRGGTILGTSRGGHNTKNIVDCIQDRGINQVYIIGGDGTQRGASVIFEDIKRRGLQVAVAGIPKTIDNDIPVIDKSFGFDTAVEEAQRAISAAHVEATSTENGIGLVKLMGCYSGFIAMYATLASRDVDCCLIPESSFYLEGRGGLFEYIEKTLKEHEHMVIVVAEGAGQELLSENLLLSSANQKDASGNKVLEDVGLWLSQKIKDHFSKQKKMPINLKYIDPTYMIRAIPSNASDNVYCTLLAQSAVHGAMAGYTGFTVGSVNGRHAYIPYNRITEGQNHVVITDRMWARLLCSTNQPSFLRTRDVIELKQEEELPKAATFCL